A single window of Nocardia sp. NBC_01327 DNA harbors:
- a CDS encoding ArnT family glycosyltransferase — protein MNTARFSLSAVRAPRLIFAGSALLYLLTGAFVTAGRGYLMGDALSRVSATQSALFSRDPHLSAIGFVFTPLTSLAQLPFVAFSPWFPGITRWGLSGVLMTALFMAGAVVMVWGIGTDRGAPQWLCVLVTAVFALNPMVVFYGGNGMSEALFLFCLCWAVRRLMRWVRTDGVHDLVACGIALGLGYLTRYDALAPAAAAAVVVFAVSYYRRRHDDYRFSGAAMDLTLVIAPVVLAFVVWAATSWLITGEAFQQFTSQYGNTAILAQSGAAAPEHPFAALQYSLGAMLILSPVLPLLLPVTAALAVWRRDLQAAVPMLLCGAVLAFQILSYATGSTFAFLRFYVAVIPLAAMLVLLLPPARGFPPSRRLGRYADKPGIAAPTAPSRSARGSVGAAVAAAALVASLPVTTLGMSNQLMAVQEYALGAVLFPDPDNASARYADQARIAATFSTGRKLADYIDALHLPPGSVVMDTVYGFAVLVASDQPDRYVIPSDRDFVRVLNRPAERKVTYILAVPNSGRGTSDAVNRRYPSMYENGAQIATLELEIPNDGAGSPDWRLYRVIGS, from the coding sequence GTGAACACCGCCAGGTTCTCGCTGAGCGCCGTCCGGGCGCCCCGGCTGATCTTCGCCGGATCCGCGCTGCTGTACCTGCTCACCGGCGCGTTCGTGACCGCCGGGCGCGGATATCTGATGGGTGATGCCCTGAGCCGGGTATCGGCCACGCAGTCGGCGCTGTTCAGCCGGGATCCGCACCTGTCGGCCATCGGCTTCGTCTTCACACCGCTCACCTCGCTGGCGCAGCTGCCCTTCGTGGCGTTCTCGCCGTGGTTTCCGGGGATCACCCGCTGGGGGCTGTCCGGGGTGCTGATGACGGCGCTGTTCATGGCGGGCGCGGTGGTGATGGTCTGGGGCATCGGCACCGATCGCGGTGCGCCGCAGTGGCTCTGCGTCCTCGTCACCGCGGTGTTCGCGCTCAATCCGATGGTGGTGTTCTACGGCGGCAATGGCATGAGCGAGGCGCTGTTCCTGTTCTGCCTGTGCTGGGCGGTGCGGCGGCTCATGCGCTGGGTCCGCACCGACGGTGTGCACGATCTGGTCGCCTGCGGTATCGCGCTCGGGCTCGGATATCTGACGCGGTACGACGCCTTGGCTCCGGCGGCCGCCGCCGCGGTGGTGGTGTTCGCGGTGAGCTACTACCGGCGGCGGCACGACGACTACCGATTCTCCGGTGCGGCAATGGATCTGACGCTGGTCATCGCGCCGGTGGTGCTGGCGTTCGTGGTGTGGGCGGCCACCAGCTGGCTGATCACCGGGGAGGCGTTTCAGCAGTTCACCTCGCAGTACGGCAATACCGCCATTCTCGCCCAGTCGGGTGCGGCGGCGCCGGAGCATCCCTTTGCGGCGCTGCAGTATTCGCTCGGGGCCATGCTGATTCTCTCCCCCGTACTGCCCCTGCTGCTGCCGGTGACGGCCGCGCTGGCGGTATGGCGGCGCGATCTGCAGGCGGCGGTGCCGATGCTGCTGTGCGGAGCGGTGCTGGCCTTCCAGATACTCAGTTACGCAACCGGTTCCACCTTCGCCTTCCTGCGGTTCTATGTGGCGGTCATTCCCCTGGCCGCAATGCTGGTGCTGCTCCTACCGCCCGCGCGCGGGTTCCCGCCGAGTCGCCGGCTCGGGCGGTACGCGGACAAGCCGGGTATCGCGGCGCCCACGGCACCGTCACGGTCGGCACGGGGCTCGGTCGGCGCGGCGGTGGCGGCAGCCGCACTGGTCGCCTCGCTCCCGGTCACCACATTGGGAATGAGTAACCAGCTCATGGCCGTTCAGGAGTACGCGCTCGGTGCGGTGCTCTTTCCGGATCCGGACAATGCCTCCGCCCGGTACGCCGACCAGGCCCGCATTGCCGCGACCTTCAGCACCGGCCGGAAGCTGGCGGACTATATCGACGCGCTGCATCTGCCACCCGGTTCGGTGGTGATGGATACCGTGTACGGCTTCGCGGTGCTGGTCGCCTCCGATCAGCCCGACCGCTACGTCATTCCGTCGGACCGCGATTTTGTGCGGGTGCTCAACCGTCCCGCCGAACGCAAGGTCACATACATTCTGGCGGTGCCCAATTCGGGGCGCGGAACCTCCGATGCGGTGAATCGGCGGTACCCCAGCATGTACGAGAACGGTGCGCAGATCGCGACGCTGGAGCTGGAGATCCCCAATGACGGTGCCGGATCGCCCGATTGGCGGCTCTACCGGGTGATCGGCAGCTGA
- a CDS encoding MspA family porin — MRSKPFGVLVLSVGTALCALPSAHADITELAGHEQTYTSTFGTFTVGDRSEFINRIAPLNEVGTSREALVSNIAYGRVNGLAGGQLKTGYHVGCAVTLLNGNAGAIPQVYVPSGNIPLPPGPGALPSTTLIGPNIQVPLSINLAPGEVKDVPVADKDLIPGKEVQIIIRDFHIAVNQCTGPVAIRQYTYLYAKSAEVDDSGAVFGDPTWL, encoded by the coding sequence ATGCGGTCGAAACCGTTCGGAGTGCTCGTACTGTCCGTCGGAACCGCGCTGTGCGCTCTGCCGAGCGCCCATGCCGACATCACCGAACTGGCAGGGCACGAGCAGACCTACACCTCCACCTTCGGCACCTTCACCGTCGGAGACCGCTCGGAATTCATCAATCGGATCGCGCCGCTGAACGAAGTGGGCACCTCGCGTGAGGCGCTGGTCAGCAATATCGCCTACGGCAGGGTCAACGGTTTGGCCGGCGGTCAGCTCAAGACCGGATATCACGTCGGATGCGCGGTCACCCTGCTGAACGGCAATGCCGGGGCGATCCCCCAGGTCTATGTGCCCAGCGGCAATATCCCCCTTCCTCCGGGACCGGGCGCGCTGCCGTCGACAACGCTGATCGGGCCCAATATTCAGGTGCCGCTGAGCATCAACCTCGCTCCGGGCGAGGTCAAGGACGTTCCGGTCGCGGACAAGGACCTCATTCCGGGCAAGGAGGTCCAGATCATCATTCGGGACTTCCATATCGCGGTGAACCAGTGCACCGGACCCGTGGCGATTCGCCAGTACACCTATCTCTACGCCAAATCCGCCGAAGTCGACGACAGCGGCGCGGTCTTCGGCGACCCGACCTGGTTGTAA
- a CDS encoding glycosyltransferase: MTGELPGLATESERTRALHTAVHGLRENDPMASASVAFLPWQRNTLLAAALVVVVCVLLAPMATVIVLVAACTLGYLAVIVDRVLIFTRGMARDAILTVDDERARALPDDRLPPYTILVPAYGEPEVVGDLIAALNGIDYPRDRLQALLLLEEDDSPTIEAAHRAGIGSAGSEHITIVLVPAADPRTKPKACNYGLHAATGDIVTIYDAEDIPEPLQLRRVVAAFGELPRSVVCIQAKLAFHNARQNLLTAWFTMDYGLWFGFLLPGLMRSSSPIPLGGTSNHFRRNVLIDIGAWDPYNVTEDADLGVRIAARGYSTAVIDSTTLEEANPDPINWIRQRSRWYKGYLQSWLVHARRPVQLWRKIGPVGFLRFTLILAGTPIIACLNLLFWFITLTWIFGQPGIIEKVFPAAVYFPALLVLVLGNAATVYMNLVACRENDRPDLLLACLTSPAYWLLMAVASTKGCWQLVRNPSYWEKTFHGLGTTKEVE; encoded by the coding sequence ATGACGGGCGAACTGCCGGGCCTGGCCACCGAATCCGAGCGCACGCGGGCGCTGCACACGGCGGTGCACGGATTGCGCGAGAACGATCCGATGGCCTCCGCCTCGGTGGCTTTCCTGCCGTGGCAACGCAATACACTGCTGGCGGCGGCGCTGGTCGTCGTGGTGTGCGTGCTGCTCGCGCCGATGGCGACGGTGATCGTACTGGTCGCGGCCTGCACCCTGGGTTATCTGGCCGTCATCGTGGACCGGGTGCTGATCTTCACCCGGGGCATGGCCCGCGATGCCATTCTGACGGTGGACGACGAGCGGGCCCGCGCGCTCCCCGATGATCGGCTGCCGCCGTACACGATTCTGGTTCCGGCATACGGGGAACCCGAGGTGGTCGGTGATCTCATCGCGGCGCTGAACGGGATCGACTATCCGCGTGATCGATTGCAGGCGCTGCTGCTGCTGGAGGAGGACGACTCCCCCACCATCGAGGCCGCCCACCGTGCCGGAATCGGTTCCGCCGGAAGCGAACACATCACCATCGTGCTGGTACCGGCCGCCGATCCGCGCACCAAGCCCAAGGCGTGCAACTACGGACTGCACGCGGCGACCGGCGATATCGTCACCATCTACGACGCCGAGGATATTCCGGAACCACTGCAATTGCGCCGTGTCGTCGCGGCTTTCGGCGAGCTGCCGCGCTCGGTCGTGTGCATTCAGGCCAAGCTGGCCTTCCACAATGCCCGCCAGAATCTGCTGACCGCCTGGTTCACCATGGATTACGGGCTGTGGTTCGGGTTCCTGCTGCCGGGGCTCATGCGCAGCAGTTCGCCGATTCCCCTGGGCGGCACCTCGAATCACTTCCGGCGCAATGTGCTCATCGATATCGGTGCGTGGGATCCGTACAACGTGACCGAGGACGCCGATCTCGGCGTGCGCATCGCGGCGCGCGGATACTCCACCGCCGTCATCGATTCCACCACGCTGGAGGAGGCGAATCCGGATCCGATCAATTGGATCAGGCAGCGCTCACGCTGGTACAAGGGCTATCTGCAGAGCTGGCTGGTGCACGCCCGACGACCGGTGCAGCTGTGGCGCAAGATCGGTCCCGTCGGGTTCCTGCGGTTCACGCTCATTCTCGCGGGCACGCCGATTATCGCCTGCCTCAATCTGCTGTTCTGGTTCATTACGCTGACCTGGATTTTCGGCCAGCCCGGAATCATCGAGAAGGTGTTCCCGGCCGCCGTCTACTTCCCGGCGCTGCTGGTGCTCGTGCTCGGCAATGCCGCGACGGTGTACATGAATCTGGTCGCCTGCCGGGAGAACGATCGGCCCGATCTGCTGCTGGCCTGTCTGACCTCACCGGCGTACTGGCTGCTCATGGCGGTGGCCTCGACCAAGGGGTGCTGGCAGCTGGTACGCAATCCGTCGTACTGGGAGAAGACCTTCCACGGGCTCGGCACCACGAAGGAGGTCGAGTGA
- a CDS encoding beta-mannosidase — MVALPRVRILAALAATALLAACAHSGPHSVATTSLPQVVMGAPSAPAAVTAGPAGLRLHGQPWWPGGFNAPQLATDYAVNFGCGAEVDLDAFFRKLPANSLTRFSLFQAFVVNKDTEAVNFKPADAVFAAAEKYGRMVLPVLAAQTGDCGDEMFKQRQWYVDGWTKVNHVPGRSIMSFRDWVRTAVGHWRGSPSLAGWELVGEPEPSNCDGSRCDLRHRTCPSDAATVLRTFMEQAGKLVREEDPRRLIFAGYVGGSQCGIAGDNFAQVSASPLIDAVEFHDYTEDGNPLPGDAANGLARRLDQARQLGKPLLVAEIGEYAGSCDSLDNRREIMGRRISGQRRAGTAGALIWAFVPDPRQDQCTYDVGPEDPLWSLVADTTTLG; from the coding sequence ATGGTGGCCTTGCCGCGCGTGCGTATCCTGGCCGCGCTGGCGGCCACCGCTCTCCTCGCCGCCTGTGCGCACAGCGGCCCGCATTCGGTCGCGACGACTTCGCTGCCGCAGGTGGTCATGGGCGCTCCGTCCGCTCCGGCCGCCGTCACCGCCGGGCCGGCCGGTCTGCGACTGCACGGGCAGCCGTGGTGGCCCGGCGGATTCAACGCACCCCAGCTGGCCACCGATTACGCGGTGAATTTCGGCTGTGGTGCGGAAGTCGATCTGGACGCCTTCTTCCGGAAGCTGCCCGCGAACTCCCTCACCCGGTTCTCGCTGTTCCAAGCCTTCGTCGTGAACAAGGACACCGAGGCGGTCAACTTCAAGCCCGCGGACGCGGTCTTCGCGGCGGCCGAGAAATACGGCCGGATGGTGCTGCCCGTACTGGCCGCACAGACCGGCGACTGCGGTGACGAGATGTTCAAACAGCGCCAGTGGTACGTGGACGGCTGGACGAAGGTGAACCACGTCCCCGGTCGCTCGATCATGAGCTTCCGCGACTGGGTGCGCACGGCGGTCGGCCACTGGCGCGGTTCGCCGTCGCTGGCCGGCTGGGAACTCGTCGGCGAGCCCGAGCCGAGCAATTGTGACGGCAGCCGTTGCGATCTGCGGCACCGCACCTGCCCCAGCGATGCCGCGACCGTACTGCGCACCTTCATGGAGCAGGCCGGAAAGCTGGTGCGCGAAGAGGATCCGCGGCGCCTGATCTTCGCCGGATATGTCGGCGGCAGTCAGTGCGGCATCGCCGGAGATAATTTCGCGCAGGTGAGCGCCTCGCCGCTCATCGACGCGGTGGAGTTCCACGACTACACCGAGGACGGCAATCCGCTGCCCGGCGACGCCGCCAATGGTCTGGCGCGCCGCCTGGACCAAGCCCGTCAGCTCGGAAAACCCCTGCTGGTGGCCGAGATCGGCGAATACGCCGGTTCCTGCGACAGCCTGGACAATCGCCGCGAGATCATGGGCCGCCGCATCTCCGGTCAGCGCCGGGCCGGTACCGCGGGCGCGCTCATCTGGGCGTTCGTCCCCGACCCGCGCCAGGATCAGTGCACCTACGATGTCGGCCCCGAGGACCCGCTGTGGTCACTGGTCGCCGATACCACCACGCTCGGCTGA